One Fusarium poae strain DAOMC 252244 chromosome 4, whole genome shotgun sequence DNA window includes the following coding sequences:
- a CDS encoding hypothetical protein (BUSCO:22178at5125): protein MSDGVLKPEKDFSKEVDQQLPEAEKLAASNNLQGAIEKLAALEKQTRQASDLASTSRVLIAIVTLCKNAGDWSLLNDQTLVMSKKHSQLKQAITKMVQTVMGFLDDTPDLQTKLSVIETLRTVTEGKIFVEVERARVTKILSDIKKKQGDLKSATEILCELQVETFGSMDRREKTEFILAQVELCIESEDWTQAAILGRKISTRYLSRKPKKTAEQLEKEQKEREKKIARGEEVPEEKEDDTTDLKLRYYEQQIILAKHEEKYLDVCKHYRQVLDTEAVEEDPAKLRPVLQRIIYFVILAPYDNEQHDLLHRIHKDTRNSEVPAEAELLRLFTVHELMRWPDTSKRFGPHLCSTDVFDVQPGQSSDDKAHKRWQDLRKRVIEHNVRVVAKYYTRIQMGRLTQLLDLTEDETEKYVSELVTSKTVYAKIDRPARIVNFAKPRDADDVLNEWSHNMKSLLGLLERIDHLITKEEMMARIQPAK, encoded by the exons ATGTCTGACGGAGTTTTGAAGCCCGAGAAGGACTTCTCGAAGGAGGTTGATCAGCAGCTCCCTGAAGCTGAGAAGCTGGCTGCG TCAAACAACCTTCAAGGCGCCATTGAGAAGCTTGCTGCTCTCGAAAAGCAAACCCGACAA GCCTCCGATCTTGCGTCAACATCACGAGTACTGATTGCAATCGTTACACTATGTAAAAATGCAGGCGACTGGAGTCTCTTGAACGACCAGACCTTGGTCATGTCCAAGAAGCACAGCCAGCTCAAGCAAGCTATCACCAAGATGGTTCAGACCGTCATGGGTTTCCTCGACGACACCCCCGACCTCCAGACCAAGCTCTCCGTTATCGAAACCCTACGAACAGTCACAGAGGGCAAGATCTTTGTTGAAGTCGAGCGAGCTCGTGTCACCAAGATCCTTTCTgatatcaagaagaagcagggcGACCTGAAGTCCGCCACCGAGATTCTTTGCGAGCTACAAGTCGAGACTTTTGGATCCATGGACCGAAGGGAAAAGACCGAATTTATTCTGGCCCAAGTTGAGCTATGCATCGAGAGCGAGGATTGGACACAGGCTGCAATTCTTGGACGCAAGATTAGTACCCGATACCTTTCTCgcaagcccaagaagacaGCCGAGCAGCTCGAGAAGGAGCAAAAGGaacgagagaagaagattgcCCGCGGCGAGGAGGTACccgaggagaaggaagacgACACAACCGATCTCAAGCTGCGATACTACGAGCAGCAAATCATTCTTGCCAAGCACGAGGAGAAGTACCTCGATGTCTGCAAGCATTACCGCCAGGTCTTGGACACAGAAGCCGTTGAGGAGGATCCGGCCAAGCTTCGTCCC GTTCTTCAGCGTATCATCTACTTTGTCATCCTAGCTCCCTATGACAATGAGCAGCACGACCTCCTCCACCGAATTCACAAAGACACCCGTAACTCAGAAGTCCCAGCGGAAGCCGAACTTCTGCGACTTTTTACTGTGCATGAGCTGATGCGATGGCCCGATACTTCTAAGCGATTTGGACCTCACCTCTGCAGTACTGACGTCTTTGATGTGCAGCCTGGTCAGTCTTCAGACGACAAGGCACACAAGCGGTGGCAAGATCTCCGAAAGCGAGTGATCGAGCATAATGTGCGAGTTGTCGCTAAGTACTACACTCGCATCCAGATGGGCCGCCTTACTCAACTACTGGATTTGACGGAGGACGAAACCGAGAAGTACGTTAGCGAGCTTGTGACCTCCAAGACCGTCTATGCCAAGATTGATCGACCCGCACGAATCGTCAACTTCGCTAAGCCTCGAGATGCTGACGATGTTCTCAACGAATGGAGTCACAACATGAAGAGCCTTCTGGGCCTGCTCGAGAGAATTGATCATCTTATCACCAAGGAGGAGATGATGGCACGGATTCAGCCTGCCAAATAA
- a CDS encoding hypothetical protein (BUSCO:45647at5125), translating into MTATPTPKANSNGGKKEVKILMLHGFTQSGDLFRAKTRALEKTIVKLLNPISLLPVFLYATGPNRLSPEDIPGYQPPEEPQAEDYQPDTWAWWRKDEASGNYRMLDEGMATVAQAIRDSEGIDAVCGFSQGAAMAALVVAALETERPVPEGKEGDWARGLREANSGNPLKFAVCYSGFWATPDSLQFCFEPKIKTPTLHFVGSLDTVVDENRSRALSDRCEDPLVLIHPGGHHVPVSKQWAAPLAGFIKEHGQDKEPKSEL; encoded by the exons ATGACTGCCACACCAACACCCAAGGCCAACAGCAATGGAGGAAAGAAGGAGGTCAAGATCCTCATGCTTCATG GCTTCACACAGTCCGGCGATCTGTTCCGTGCCAAGACCCGTGCTCTAGAGAAAACTATCGTCAAGCTTCTTAACCCCATCTCACTTCTCCCCGTCTTTCTCTACGCCACGGGTCCCAACCGGCTTAGCCCGGAAGACATTCCCGGCTATCAACCTCCCGAGGAGCCGCAAGCTGAGGACTACCAGCCTGACACTTGGGCTTGGTGGCGGAAAGATGAGGCCTCTGGAAACTACCGTATGCTAGACGAGGGAATGGCAACCGTTGCACAGGCTATCCGTGACTCGGAAGGCATTGATGCGGTGTGCGGTTTCAGTCAAGGTGCAGCTATGGCCGCTCTCGTTGTGGCAGCGTTGGAGACTGAGCGTCCTGTACCAGAGGGCAAGGAGGGAGATTGGGCGAGGGGGTTGAGGGAGGCAAACTCTGGAAACCCTCTCAAGTTTGCTGTGTGTTACTCGGGCTTCTGGGCGACTCCCGACTCACTGCAGTTCTGCTTTGAGCCCAAGATCAAGACCCCCACACTGCATTTTGTAGGCAGTCTTGATACAGTGGTTGATGAAAACCGAAGCCGCGCACTTTCAGATCGTTGCGAAGACCCTCTCGTGCTTATCCACCCTGGAGGCCACCACGTACCTGTGAGCAAACAATGGGCAGCACCACTGGCTGGTTTTATCAAGGAACACGGCCAAGACAAGGAGCCCAAGTCAGAGCTGTAA
- a CDS encoding hypothetical protein (TransMembrane:1 (o20-37i)): MSWLGVQPLKKFNAPFLKPYWPFFAAGVVIAYGVNSAQNAMMNSAEFKNDPRNPNAKTGGH; encoded by the exons ATGTCTTGGCTCGGTGTTCAACCCCTCAAGAAGTTCAACGCTCCCTTCT TGAAGCCTTACTGGCCTTTCTTCGCCGCCG GTGTTGTCATTGCCTACGGCGTCAACTCCGCCCAGAACGCCATGATGAACT CCGCCGAGTTCAAGAACGACCCCCGCAACCCCAACGCCAAAACTGGTGGCCACTAA
- a CDS encoding hypothetical protein (BUSCO:32672at5125), with amino-acid sequence MFSRQLTRAATATPRASVRALSSTAALGARTPSIGDVNPTHAEVDKFSKKQKEFREHLVEAQKKREASLLPSHPQPANVPFTKSDEGSQNDNAGQTEQAKEPEPSRKAGPLTNLIYGTKEGRELDAQLEASFSQVLARGKYVHSIVQHEVKPDKVDEYVELVGKWYPKMANAPENKVNLVGSWRTEVGDCDTFVHIWEYQKYEGYHQSRYNMTHHPEFSEFDSKLKGLITSKKISLMQEFSFWPTTPPRSLGGIFELRSYTLHPGNLLEWETHWRRGLKARREVMEGVGAWFVQIGDLNTVHHLWQFANLEERRNRREQSWQVEGWSDTVHKTVPLIQSMKSKILVPMPWSPVR; translated from the exons ATGTTCAGTCGCCAGCTCACACGCGCCGCTACTGCCACTCCGCGCGCCAGCGTGCGAGCTCTGAGCTCGACTGCTGCCCTTGGCGCTCGCACCCCTTCCATAGGAGATGTCAACCCTACACATGCAGAGGTCGATAAGTTTagcaagaagcagaaggaaTTTCGCGAGCACTTGGTAGAAGCACAGAAGAAGCGAGAAGCCAGTTTGTTGCCCTCCCATCCGCAGCCAGCTAACGTTCCGTTCACCAAGTCGGACGAAGGCTCACAGAATGACAATGCAGGACAAACCGAACAGGCCAAGGAACCAGAGCCATCTCGCAAGGCAGGCCCTTTGACAAATCTTATCTACGGTACCAAGGAGGGTCGCGAACTCGATGCCCAGCTTGAAGCAAGTTTCAGTCAGGTCCTTGCCCGTGGCAAGTACGTCCACTCGATCGTTCAGCACGAGGTCAAGCCCGACAAGGTTGACGAATATGTCGAGCTCGTCGGCAAGTGGTATCCCAAGATGGCGAATGCTCCAGAGAACAAGGTGAATCTGGTCGGAAGCTGGAGGACAGAGGTTGGTGATTGCGATACGTTTG TTCACATTTGGGAGTACCAAAAGTACGAGGGTTACCACCAGTCTCGATACAACATGACACACCACCCCGAATTTTCCGAATTCGACAGCAAACTAAAGGGCTTGATTACCAGCAAGAAGATCTCCCTCATGCAAGAGTTTTCCTTCTGGCCAACAACTCCCCCACGATCACTGGGCGGCATCTTTGAGCTGCGCTCCTACACATTGCACCCTGGCAACTTGCTCGAATGGGAGACACACTGGCGACGAGGACTCAAGGCTCGTCGGGAGGTTATGGAAGGTGTTGGTGCTTGGTTCGTTCAGATTGGTGACCTTAACACTGTCCACCACCTATGGCAGTTTGCCAACCTGGAGGAGCGCCGAAACCGTCGCGAGCAGAGCTGGCAGGTTGAGGGATGGAGTGACACTGTCCACAAGACAGTACCTCTCATCCAAAGCATGAAGTCCAAGATTCTTGTTCCCATGCCTTGGTCCCCTGTCCGATAA
- a CDS encoding hypothetical protein (BUSCO:49461at5125): protein MSIAIWPPVSPEELRLKASESQARELDWIVNETLELCRDLKHGLEDCYALLAPIDPGSTLVISTPRNEKVKGTLTRVGTRIVKGTIHLQLRTIHPQTISLSQNEAIHIQGLDALHNHLNQSIDLLAITLSRPQDARSLASTLSILADSINDSSILLKGPPLTDSDPAWQMCSSPPYQFTPSIGPNLSFYLGLQESSIILWLRALEPVHAPVHFGTKLGLAFGTVRRLEHDEMDTVFRYNTQGSNVGGSMRGSARHTPEPGSSAAGVNSNDIQEVYVREKVRVESADPSLISIQSKLSYLSHMLGQARRNIAEVLSVDS, encoded by the exons ATGTCCATTGCAATCTGGCCTCCCGTCTCGCCTGAAGAGCTCAGGCTTAAAGCCTCCGAAAGCCAG GCGCGCGAGTTGGATTGGATCGTTAACGAAACGCTCGAGCTGTGTCGCGATCTCAAACATGGCCTTGAGGATTGTTATGCGCTTCTCGCGCCGATCGATCCCGGCAGTACCCTCGTTATAAGCACGCCGCGCAACGAAAAAGTAAAGGGGACGCTCACGCGTGTCGGCACACGCATCGTTAAAGGC ACAATACATCTTCAGCTTCGAACGATACACCCACAGACGATTTCCCTATCGCAAAACGAGGCCATTCATATACAGGGCCTTGATGCTCTACATAACCATCTTAACCAATCCATCGACTTACTCGCCATAACCTTATCCAGGCCACAGGACGCACGCTCTCTCGCCTCTACTCTAAGCATTCTCGCCGATTCTATCAATGACTCTTCAATTCTTCTCAAGGGCCCTCCCTTGACGGATTCAGATCCTGCTTGGCAGATGTGCTCAAGTCCGCCGTACCAATTTACTCCCTCGATCGGACCAAACCTCAGCTTTTACCTCGGACTGCAAGAAAGCAGCATAATTCTCTGGCTACGTGCCCTTGAACCCGTCCACGCCCCTGTCCATTTCGGCACCAAGCTTGGTCTGGCATTCGGAACTGTCCGTCGCTTGGAGCATGATGAGATGGACACTGTATTCCGCTACAACACGCAGGGGTCTAATGTTGGTGGCTCGATGCGGGGCAGTGCCCGCCATACCCCGGAGCCAGGATCATCGGCTGCTGGCGTGAATAGCAATGATATTCAGGAAGTATATGTCCGGGAAAAGGTGCGCGTCGAAAGTGCAGATCCGAGCCTCATATCCATCCAGTCCAAGCTTAGCTACCTCAGTCACATGCTTGGTCAAGCAAGAAGGAACATTGCAGAAGTCCTGAGCGTAGACTCGTAG
- a CDS encoding hypothetical protein (BUSCO:59492at5125), with amino-acid sequence MAPTEVANAPKKFNGILTKLPVISEGARIEKRPLTRRQAPASPKSRIIYVSSKAPFMAVVKRARKQLDASLKKTDAAPKYATLHARVESLKRTSGSVDSGIVTVLGAGKAIEKTLSLASWFEQEGDCEVEIKTGTIGTIDDVVVEGDEEDESRLRKLNCLEVRIKLK; translated from the exons ATGGCTCCAACCGAAGTTGCAAATGCCCCTAAGAAGTTCAATGGCATACTAACCAAGCTACCTGTGATATCAGAAG GTGCCCGTATCGAAAAACGCCCCTTAACCAGGCGCCAGGCTCCAGCGTCACCCAAATCCCGGATTATCTACGTGTCTTCTAAAGCACCGTTCATGGCAGTTGTCAAGCGTGCCCGCAAGCAGCTTGATGCCTCGCTCAAAAAGACCGACGCTGCACCCAAGTACGCGACGCTGCACGCGCGTGTCGAGAGTCTTAAGAGGACTAGCGGCAGTGTTGACAGCGGCATTGTGACAGTTTTAGGTGCCGGAAAGGCAATCGAGAAGACGCTTTCCCTCGCCAGTTGGTTTGAGCAAGAGGGTGACTGCGAGGTGGAGATCAAAACGGGCACTATTGGCACCATCGATGATGTAGTCGTTGAAGGggatgaggaggacgagaGCCGCCTGAGGAAACTCAACTGTTTGGAGGTCCGGATTAAGCTCAAGTGA